The Geotalea uraniireducens Rf4 genome window below encodes:
- a CDS encoding glycosyltransferase family 2 protein, with protein sequence MRVSIIIVNWNGLEHLAVCLDSLSAQSFQDFEVIIVDNGSSDGSVGFLRERYPWVKLVELKENTGFATGNNVGLTHASGEYIVALNNDTRADENWLATIVAVADSDPRVGMVGSRICSFDEPDRIDSLGHGVCRDGMSRGRFRLKRYSTMNMAEVEEILFPSACVALYRRTMLDETGFFDDDFFAYAEDTDLGLRCRLAGWQALLATQAVVYHKYSRTGGVFSPFKLYLVERNHYWVALKCFPLAMLLLVPFFTLVRYLEQARAVIFASGSGGEFLASGSRNALLKAIAKGTRDALCGAPAMLKKRALVMEKRRISGREMARLLQRYRMSFKELLDR encoded by the coding sequence ATGAGAGTCTCCATAATAATCGTCAACTGGAACGGCCTGGAGCACCTGGCTGTCTGCCTGGACAGCCTGTCGGCCCAGAGCTTCCAGGACTTCGAGGTGATCATCGTCGATAACGGCTCTTCCGACGGGTCTGTAGGGTTTCTCCGTGAGCGCTACCCCTGGGTGAAGCTCGTCGAGCTCAAGGAAAACACCGGCTTTGCCACCGGCAACAACGTCGGCCTTACCCATGCCTCGGGCGAGTATATCGTTGCCCTCAACAACGATACCAGGGCTGATGAAAACTGGCTGGCAACCATTGTTGCCGTGGCGGACAGCGACCCGCGGGTGGGGATGGTGGGGAGCCGGATCTGTTCATTTGACGAGCCGGACCGGATCGATTCCCTCGGCCATGGCGTCTGCCGCGACGGCATGTCCCGCGGGAGGTTCCGCCTCAAGCGCTATTCAACCATGAATATGGCAGAGGTTGAGGAGATCCTCTTCCCCAGCGCCTGCGTTGCCCTCTACCGGCGGACAATGCTGGACGAGACCGGTTTCTTCGACGACGATTTTTTCGCCTATGCCGAGGATACCGACCTGGGGCTAAGGTGCAGGCTGGCGGGGTGGCAAGCGCTCCTCGCCACGCAGGCGGTGGTCTATCACAAGTATTCCAGGACCGGCGGGGTCTTTTCGCCGTTCAAGCTCTATCTGGTGGAACGTAACCATTACTGGGTGGCGTTGAAGTGCTTTCCCCTCGCTATGCTGCTGCTGGTTCCGTTTTTCACCCTGGTCCGCTACCTGGAGCAGGCGCGGGCGGTCATTTTCGCCAGCGGCTCCGGTGGGGAATTCCTTGCAAGCGGCTCCCGCAATGCCCTGCTCAAGGCGATCGCCAAAGGGACCAGGGACGCACTGTGCGGTGCGCCGGCCATGCTGAAAAAACGGGCGCTGGTGATGGAAAAGAGGAGAATCTCAGGCAGGGAGATGGCCCGCCTGTTGCAGCGATACCGGATGTCTTTCAAGGAATTGCTGGATAGATGA
- a CDS encoding glycosyltransferase family 4 protein, producing the protein MKILIVSLFLPQEKAYHAGGRYVYEIIRHLSLRHEVYLATRLEEGERDSLDELRPYCRGIYPYFYPSVAKRNMAHNVKLLFNYLGFSRYANRLVEDGAFDLVQVEWVPAALLIRGGKTPLFLDAHDVMTKPVERGMGQAKGAGKVTGLLLYLLVKYAERWIMKKCHTIFTRSENDREYLLAMQPGLRVTVVPHPAGMDITEKEYPRRPHTILFLASYKYRRLNVDAALYFYREVLPLVRRHIPDARFIIAGYGPPEELTALAEHDPLVEVPGFVDDIDMCYKEAEVFVAPILTGGGIIVKILDALAAGTPVVTTTYGNEGINAVPGRDLLVADDPTTFAEGVILLLTDQGLGLRLARNGRAFVQENYSLDAVIDRLERAYTSAGRQE; encoded by the coding sequence GTGAAGATTTTGATTGTCAGCCTGTTTCTCCCCCAGGAGAAGGCGTATCATGCCGGGGGACGTTATGTGTACGAAATAATCAGGCATCTCTCGCTGCGCCACGAGGTTTACCTGGCCACCAGGCTCGAGGAGGGGGAACGGGACTCACTTGACGAACTCAGACCATACTGCAGGGGAATCTATCCTTATTTCTATCCGTCAGTTGCGAAACGTAACATGGCGCATAATGTGAAGCTGCTTTTCAATTACCTGGGATTCAGTCGTTATGCCAATCGGCTGGTGGAGGACGGGGCATTTGATCTGGTCCAAGTGGAATGGGTCCCAGCCGCGCTCCTGATCAGGGGAGGCAAAACGCCTCTGTTTCTCGATGCCCATGATGTGATGACCAAGCCGGTTGAGCGGGGGATGGGGCAGGCAAAGGGGGCTGGAAAGGTTACCGGCCTGCTCCTCTATCTATTGGTCAAATACGCTGAACGCTGGATCATGAAAAAATGCCACACGATTTTCACCCGTTCCGAAAACGACCGGGAATATCTGCTTGCCATGCAACCCGGGTTGAGAGTGACGGTTGTTCCCCATCCTGCCGGTATGGACATCACGGAGAAGGAGTATCCCCGCCGTCCCCATACTATCCTTTTTCTCGCATCTTACAAGTATCGCCGGCTCAATGTGGATGCGGCGCTCTACTTCTATCGCGAGGTCCTGCCGCTGGTCAGGCGGCATATCCCTGACGCACGGTTCATCATCGCCGGATACGGTCCCCCCGAAGAATTGACGGCCCTTGCGGAGCACGACCCATTGGTGGAGGTGCCCGGTTTTGTGGATGACATAGACATGTGCTACAAGGAAGCGGAGGTATTTGTCGCGCCGATTCTGACAGGAGGGGGCATAATCGTCAAAATCCTTGATGCCTTGGCAGCAGGCACGCCAGTTGTCACAACTACTTACGGCAATGAGGGGATCAACGCGGTTCCGGGACGTGACCTCCTCGTGGCCGACGATCCGACTACTTTTGCTGAGGGGGTAATTCTGTTGCTGACCGACCAGGGTCTGGGGTTGCGACTGGCAAGGAATGGCCGCGCCTTTGTTCAAGAGAACTACAGTCTGGATGCGGTGATCGACCGCCTGGAAAGGGCTTACACGTCGGCAGGGCGTCAAGAATGA
- a CDS encoding glycosyltransferase family 9 protein, which translates to MNILIVKLGALGDVIRTSYILPGLRRKYGKAVIYWLTAPSSVDLLRYNPHISRIITPAELEGVATSLSFDLVISLDEEVEILRLLQRLRYAQLIGASLCEGRPVYTDKGAEWFDMGLISRFGKERADALKRENCREHNEIFADMLGIPIETAEFFNASDIEERSARLFPRSSCNIGINSGAGKRWISKQLPVAETVKLIERLLAQQVNGKKTKVYLFGGPEEEERHRLIRQSVKSERLMDTGSSNSLLEFAALIKCCDYIITSDSLALHLAIAQGAKNLSFYAPTSAAEIGTFGTGLKLISLAGDYCSYRPDADNSTITADRIMALFHSHLALLDDCKGNHQL; encoded by the coding sequence ATGAACATTCTGATTGTCAAGCTCGGCGCGCTCGGTGATGTCATAAGGACATCATACATCCTTCCCGGACTGCGCCGCAAATACGGTAAAGCGGTTATCTACTGGCTGACAGCCCCTTCTTCGGTAGACCTGCTGCGCTACAATCCCCATATCTCCCGGATCATCACTCCCGCTGAGCTGGAGGGAGTCGCCACCTCGCTTTCTTTTGACCTCGTCATTTCCCTGGATGAGGAGGTGGAGATCCTGAGGCTGCTTCAGAGGCTACGTTATGCACAGCTGATCGGCGCAAGTCTGTGTGAAGGACGACCCGTTTATACCGATAAGGGAGCCGAGTGGTTCGATATGGGATTGATCTCACGTTTTGGCAAGGAACGGGCAGACGCCCTGAAGAGAGAAAATTGCCGGGAGCACAACGAGATTTTTGCCGATATGCTCGGCATTCCCATTGAGACTGCGGAATTTTTCAATGCATCTGATATCGAAGAGCGGTCAGCGAGGCTGTTCCCGCGTTCATCCTGCAATATCGGCATCAACAGTGGTGCAGGTAAGCGATGGATATCAAAACAACTACCCGTTGCAGAGACGGTGAAATTGATAGAAAGGCTGCTGGCACAGCAGGTAAATGGGAAGAAAACCAAGGTCTATCTTTTCGGCGGCCCGGAAGAGGAAGAGCGGCACCGTTTGATCCGTCAGTCAGTGAAGTCTGAACGGCTCATGGACACGGGAAGCTCCAACTCGCTCCTTGAGTTCGCTGCTTTAATCAAATGCTGTGATTACATTATCACCAGCGATAGTCTGGCGCTCCATCTGGCTATAGCGCAGGGGGCAAAAAATCTTAGCTTCTATGCGCCCACTTCGGCGGCTGAGATCGGCACCTTCGGTACTGGCCTGAAACTTATTTCCCTTGCCGGTGATTACTGCAGTTATCGCCCGGATGCTGACAATTCCACCATCACTGCGGACAGAATCATGGCACTGTTTCATTCTCATCTCGCGTTGCTTGACGATTGCAAAGGAAATCACCAACTGTGA